A window from Festucalex cinctus isolate MCC-2025b chromosome 4, RoL_Fcin_1.0, whole genome shotgun sequence encodes these proteins:
- the tubgcp4 gene encoding gamma-tubulin complex component 4, whose protein sequence is MIHELLLALSGYPGTIFTCNKRTGLQVSQDLPFLHPSETSVLNRLCKLGSDYVRFTEFIEQHTGHVHQQEHHTNQASQTGLHGIYLRAFCTGLDSMLQPYRQALLDLEQEFLGDPHLTISHVNYKLDQFQLLFPSVMVVVETIKSQKIHGCQILETVYKHSCGGLPPVRMALEKILAVCHGVMYKQLAAWMLHGLLLDQSEEFFVKQGPSAGGAAAYPEEDEDDLGLGGLSGKQLRELQDLRLVEEENMLAPSLQQFSFRAEMLPSYIPIRVAEKILFVGESVQMFENHNHSPSRAGSILKHQEDAFAADLHRLKQQPLFSLADFENLIDRIRSTVAEHLWTLMVEESELLEQLKIIKDFYLLGRGELYQVFIDLAQHMLKTPPTAVTEHDVNVAFQQAAHKVLLDDDNLLPLLHLTVDYQGKDSKEMMGPRDGTPPQDISPREVPPTGWAALGLIYKVQWPLHILFTPAVLEKYNVVFRYLLSVRRVQSQLQHCWALQMERKHLKSSQTDAIKWRLRNHMAFLIDNLQYYLQVDVLESQFSQLLQQINSTRDFESIRLAHDHFLSNLLAQSFILLKPVFHCLNEILELCQNFCSLVSQSVASLDERGSAQLDILVKGFRRQSSLLFKILSSVRNHQINSDLAQLLLRLDYNKYYTQAGGTLGSV, encoded by the exons atgattCACGAATTGTTGTTGGCATTGAGTGGATATCCGGGCACAATTTTCACATGCAACAAACGTACAGGATTACAG GTGTCCCAGGATCTACCCTTCCTTCACCCTAGCGAGACCAGTGTCCTCAATCGTCTCTGTAAACTGGGCTCAGATTATGTACGCTTTACTGAGTTCATAGAGCAACATACTGGCCATGTGCATCAACAA GAACATCACACAAATCAGGCCAGCCAGACTGGACTTCATGGGATTTACTTGCGCGCATTCTGCACAGGTTTGGACTCAATGCTGCAACCATACAGGCAGGCCCTACTGGACCTTGAACAGGAg ttccTCGGCGATCCCCACCTGACAATATCACATGTGAATTATAAGCTTGATCAG TTTCAGTTGCTTTTTCCCTCGGTGATGGTGGTGGTCGAGACGATTAAATCACAGAAG ATCCATGGCTGTCAGATCCTGGAAACTGTATACAAGCACAGTTGTGGGGGGCTCCCTCCTGTCCGAATGGCCTTAGAAAA GATCCTTGCCGTTTGCCACGGTGTGATGTACAAGCAGCTTGCCGCCTGGATGCTGCACGGATTACTGCTGGACCAAAGTGAGGAGTTTTTTGTGAAACAGGGTCCAAGTGCAGGAGGGGCTGCTGCCTACCcggaggaggatgaggatgatcTTGGCCTGGGAGGCTTAAGCGGAAAACAGCTGCGAGAACTTCAGGACCTG AGGCTGGTAGAGGAAGAGAACATGCTGGCTCCGTCCCTCCAGCAGTTCTCCTTTCGAGCCGAGATGTTGCCGTCTTACATTCCAATACGAGTGGCAGAGAAGATCCTCTTTGTTGGAGAATCTGTGCAGATGTTTGAAAACCACAACCACAGCCCCTCTCGGGCAG GCTCCATATTGAAGCACCAGGAGGACGCATTTGCTGCTGATTTGCACCGACTTAAGCAGCAGCCTCTTTTCAGCCTGGctgattttgaaaatttaattgaTCGCATCAGAAGCACGGTAGCAGAG CATCTTTGGACTCTGATGGTGGAAGAGTCCGAGCTCCTTGAGCAGCTTAAG ATTATCAAGGACTTCTACTTGCTGGGTCGTGGTGAGCTCTACCAGGTTTTTATCGACCTCGCGCAGCACATGCTGAAGACACCACCGACGGCCGTCACAGAGCATG ATGTAAACGTGGCCTTCCAGCAAGCAGCTCATAAAGTGTTGCTGGATGATGACAATCTGCTGCCTTTGCTGCACCTCACTGTCGACTACCAGGGCAAAGACAGCAAAG AGATGATGGGACCCAGAGACGGAACTCCTCCACAAGACATCTCCCCTCGTGAGGTTCCTCCCACTGGCTGGGCTGCTCTCGGCCTCATCTACAAGGTTCAGTGGCCGCTGCACATCCTCTTCACTCCGGCTGTTCTGGAAAA ATACAACGTGGTGTTCAGGTACCTGCTGAGTGTGCGGCGGGTGCAGTCACAGCTCCAACACTGCTGGGCTTTGCAGATGGAGAGGAAACATCTCAAGTCCAGCCAGACGGACGCGATCAAGTGGAGGCTTCGGAACCACATGGCTTTCCTGATCGATAACTTGCAGTACTACTTGCAG GTGGACGTGTTGGAGTCGCAGTTCTCTCAGCTGCTTCAGCAAATCAACTCCACCCGAGATTTTGAGAGCATCAGACTCGCCCATGACCATTTCCTCAGCAACCTGCTGGCCCAGTCCTTCATCCTCCTCAAGcca GTCTTCCACTGCCTGAATGAGATCCTGGAGCTCTGTCAAAATTTCTGCTCTTTGGTCAGTCAAAGCGTGGCGTCTCTGGACGAGAGGGGAAGCGCACAGTTAGACATTCTCGTCAAG GGCTTCAGACGTCAGTCATCACTACTGTTCAAAATTCTGTCAAGCGTGCGGAATCATCAGATCAACTCGGATCTCGCACAGCTGCTTTTGCGACTGGACTATAACAAATACTACACGCAGGCTGGAGGCACCCTGGGCAG tgtttga